TTCATAAAACAGTTTCCTTGTTCCTCTGTGTCTTCAATATCTTGATTTATATAATGAGTTAGCCCAATGAAATTAAGGTTTCTTTCCACAATCAAAGATATTTCTTCACGATATTTTTGAAACAAATATATTCTACGGTTATTGATATTATATCTATTTGCAGTAACAAACCATATCGCATAAAATCCAAAGAGAAGAATCAGGAGCTTGTTACCAAATTTGCAATGacttttttgaatttcaaattttttccTCTTCCGCTGTTTTTGCCTTTGACTTTTGAGATGAATGATATTGGATCGGTTCTGACTGGGTCGAAAATTCTCATGATGGAGCAACAATGGTGACAACAGGACTTCAAAAAGCCACTTAGCTAACAGAGCAAACGTTGTAAACACAACAAATCTGGAGGCAAACACCATTAAGGAGATAACAATCCGCAAACACATTAGGGAAGATTGAAAATTAGTTGAGATACATAGTTAAAAGAAAACTTTGTTGAtgtgaaaacaagaaaatgagatcAAAATTAATCCACAAAAGATGCTAGGAATTCTAATGTCTAAAAACCAAATGCGAATAAGAGATATGCATATGAACTCAAATAAAGAATTGAAATCATTGACGATGGCTTAGGATTTAGAGACAAGgattaaaaatcaaatttttgtttACTGAGTTGACATTTCAAAATCGCCGATTCGCCAAATCCTTTTGGATTTTATGCGATATGGTTTGTTACCTTGATTTTTGTTTACTGAGGGTTCACTGGTACCCAATTCGACTGACTTGGTGGAACTGTTATATGCGCAAAACAATCCtaggaagcagtagaagaaatccTTGACAGGGTAATTGTGTAAAATTGGATCACAAGGTGTGCCGAAATGTCACTTTTGAAAATAGACCCAATCGATGGATTCAATCTTATTTTGGTTGTTTAGCACGAtactaattcaagaaaatatgcttTAAACTGCAAATGGATGTGCAACAAACTGACTTCTTCAGATATATAGTAACTCGTCCATTTGTGCAGTCAGATTCAGTAAACAACAACAAACTTACAGCTCATAGAGAGACGATAAAAATTAAAAGTACCCTTCTCACAGTAACTCTCATAGAGTCATAGGTCAAACTAGGAAAGCTTCATTTAAAAtattcaaacaaacaaaaacatcAACCACTCAACAACAATACACACATTCAGGGTTCATAAAATCATCATATCATAACCCCCAACATACTCAAACATGAATCGGTTAACCACTACAGAAAATTAATGAATATGATAGATGTCAATGTTAAGCTGGTGATCAGTTTGGAAAACATCAAGTTCCATGACAATTAGCCAGCATAGTACCCAACCAAACCGAAACAGAACTCTTCACATAACTATGAAATGATAGTAAATTTGAATAGTACTCGTCCTCATCTTCCATCAAAGTTTCAGAAGTTTCGTTCTTTGGATCATATAAAACCAAAGCCTTTCTATAAGGCGCAAACCATTGGTAACTAACCTCTAATAGCATCTCTCCACTTTTTAAACACTTGATCCTTCTCAAGCACAAATGCCTTGACACTCGACCATCTAGGGATGTCAGTTTCGGAATGCTGTAAATTTTAGTCCATGACTCTTTCTCTCCATAATCCTTCATCAACCATACTTCAATACCAAGGGTTGTACTACTATAAAGCATGGAAAGACACCCATCCAACATACCAATACGTGTAGTGTCATCGGGATCCTCGTCGAAATTTGAATTTTCTGGTGGTGAGATTCCTCCGATGAGCTCATCAGTCATGCCTAAAGCAATTAACTCTTTGGACGACGAAGATGTCTGCCAATGAAGTGCTCCATTACAAAACACTGCGTACTGGAGATCGGTTCGCAAAGGTAGTAGCCAAGGGATATTAAGATTCCGTTTGACTTGTTTCCATGAATCTGATTTAAGTGAATAGATCTGAACTGCAGATAGGTTACAATTAAAATCTGTTGTAATACATACAAACTTGTAATCATCACTTTTCGAGTCATAACCAAACCCATATCCTTTAATTGCTGAGTATCCGTGTAAAGAATAATCGAATTGATCAGGTGGACTTGGTATTCGTTTGCAATCCCCAGTAGATGGGTTCCATAAACAATAATCAATACCCCCCCGATTGTGAATAAGTAAGCAAAACAAGCCATTACAACAACCCACAAAACCAGTGATACTGTAACCATATTCAAAATCTGGGTCTGGGCAATGAATCTGCTCCATACCGTCAAGTAATGATGATGATCTATTATTACCATATTCAAATTCTGGGTCTGGGCAATGAATCCTCTCCATACCGtcaagtaatgatgataatgattCGCTATCTGTATGATACATATTGTCGTCATATACTATCATGATATTGAAATTGATTTGCATCATCTCAATAAGCTTAGGGTTATTATAAAGGACGCTCCAAAGTTTTGATACACACCTGAATTTTAAGAGAGATTTGGGAGGTAACCTCGAATggatttccttgatgatttcttcTGGAAAGTACGGCATTAATGGCTTTACATTCATGGTTTCGTTCTCgtccatcttcagatcttcagatcttcttcttcttctcgttcgTGTTTGAGTACTTCGCTGATCGTGATCGTATATTCCTTTTTCTGTGTACAAAATAAATCTACTTTTGTATGTTTCTGAATCTGGATCGAAGAAGGAAAACAAGTTTAACGGAGACTCCCTTTTCTAAACAAGTTTATTGACGGAAGAAATCGAGATTATCTTTCTTAATCTCTTCAGATCTTTGGGCTATTAATTTTTACAAGTAAAGTAGAGTGTACGTTCTATGCACGTCGTGGAATTTTAAACGGAAAAGTAAGAAGTAAGAGAAGGCGATGAAGAATAGGCGATGAAGAATAGTGCACGTCGTATCTCTTCAGAACTGGCGGATGAATTTTGAGTCTGAGAAACCTGACGACTACAGGGAGTAGAGCTTTAAGATTTGTTGCTAATACAAATAATCTGTTACTGATCAGAGTTTTATTGTCCAATACAAGTGTTGGAAAATATGTGCGGTTTCGGGTTCTCGGAAATCCTGCTCATACAACaaacacaataataataagaagagagTTAGAAAGACTTATCGGATCCAGGCTGATACCACATTCAGACGGGCCTATGATGTATATTGGACCTGTTTCTTTATTAGGGTTTTTGCTATGGCTCGAAGCTGCTCAGCCGACAGCCGTCCATTTGATTAATTTAGAGAACTTTAGTCTTTACCCACTCATCTAAACCCTTTTGATTGGAGACTATTCAAGGTTTTAATCTCGCAACCTTAAGCATGAAGCACAAGAATATATGTCAACCGACGGACATCAAAAACGAGTAGAGGCCTTTTCATCATGTTATAAAAACCAACCAACTAAAGTTCCTAACGTTGTGGAGAAAATTAAGTGGCAACAAACAGACAGCCTATACAAGGTGCGACATTTGCAACTACACAAGGATTGAACATACAGGTTGAGTCTTTTATTAAGTCGGGAGTTTTGGAATTTGGATCACGCGGCACAAAATGTTTTCTACCCGAAGGAGGGTCTGTTGCAGGCTCCTTTTTTTATCCTTGTAAATTTAAGAGCTTTGGAGTTGGCTGATGTCTTCATTTGAACAAcctaaaaaagcaaaaaaataataataacattaAGATCCATGAGACTATTGAAAATTCCACGTTCAAGGCTTAATATCATTATTTCAcgagaattggtgaaatccttaAAACAACTATTAGTATTGGAGTTGCATCCATGGTAACAGCTACTACTCGATATAAGACTAAGTCTAAACTACACGTACATCAGCACTGCTTAATCGTCTAAATGGAGATTTGTGATAATATGGTAATGTTAGCCCCAGTTGGGTCCCTGATAAAATCAAGAAAGCTCATGGCACTGGATGTTGGAAGTCTATCTCTCAATATTCTGTAGTAATATCCAAATTTTCATCTTTGAAGATACAAAATGGTAAATCCAGTTCATTTTGGTTATAATTATTTCAGATTGTGTTTTAAGAAGAGAAGAAGACAACAGAGACATAAATTTGAGAAACTTAAGGCtcgtaaaaaaagaagaagcaaaacTTAGAGATGATTATGATGGACTTTTAAGGAAGCATCCCTACTTGGTCCAAGGAGAACAATTTTAACCGTCAAGAATAATAaacctttagttattaaggattTGGTAataaatattgaaaaaaaaaagacgtaAATAATTATTTGGCAGAAGAATTATACAAGTTTTATAAAATTTCAGAGAGTTCAAGTCTTGTTCCCTGTAGTTGCCTCCAATATCTCATTTATTCTCGGTTTCCCTTCATTTTGcttattttcataattttttttttaatagataaaACATGCATTAAAACCTGGAATTACAGGACACCACAAAGTAAAAAAATAGGACCGACTCCAAGTAATCTTCTAACAGGACCAAGTGACAAATCTCGAGAATCAAAATCTCAGTTAACAAAATCATGTATACCAGAATCCAGTAATAGTGGTAACGCCCGATTAAATACGGGAGAGACCGGTAATAATAGTAATAGTAGCACCCGCTTACATACGGGAGAGCTTGGATCGTTGAAGCGTGATCCACAACCCTAGaaacatttttaatttttatctgAAAACCCTGACCTTCCAAAAAATGCTTATCAGATACTTCGCCTACCGGAACTATAAAAACTCGCCTGAAAAATCGTCGGAGTTGTTGTTCTTGCCTGCAGAGATCATCACCAAACTTGGGGAGTATCCATCAGTAATAGAAAGTGACCCGAACATAAGATCCACAATACAGAGATTAACACCAAACCCATCAAAGAAAACACCAAAGCAGACCTGATTAACATAAAACTAAAACTAACAGCCGAAGTAAAAATCGatctatttgaaaataaatcaaaGATAACCCCTAATGAAAAAATCATAGGATATCTAGGGCTGTTAATCGCCGATCTAAACAAAAACACCTGATTTGAGGCTGAAACAACGATTTTCTCATTGACCCGAGATGAACATGGTGGTAAATCTCGGTCGCTTTTCTTCATCTGATCCACACCCATAGTTTCCATACCACCCCAAAACCCAaacaaacaaaaccaaaattgCATCTCAGCAACAGCTAAACCATAAACAACAGAGATTAAAGCACAACATAAAGGAAAACTACAGCTAGTTAATACAAATAAAAGAGGCTGATGAACTAGGTAACATGGCTGCTCAGATCTGCTCCGCAGATCTGAGCAAGAAACGCCGGAGAGGGTAAGGGTTTCGTTTAGAGAAGatgggagaaagaagaggaaagagAAAGGGGAATGTCCCTATAAGTAATGACGCTTATTTTCATAACCAGTGGCACCTATAATCCCATCATGAAATGAAATGAGAACAACTTATTTGTTATCCTATTATAATGTATCATTGAGATTATATCGAAATAACTTCACAATGGAAAAACATGGAGTGTGAAATTAACATAAAACTAATGTGAACTTTTTCGAACGCCAGAACTTTAAAAATACAAATATCCATTCTTTCTGTTGCGCATGAACCGAATTTCACGCTGATTTGTAGCTTGTATGACACGGTATGCATGAGCTTTACCTGCATCTCTAAAATAACAAATTTGACGATTTAGCGGTACATGGTCAGCATGAATTCATGCACGCGCTAGTAATAATCTAGACATATGAAGTGTGGAGTGTAGAGTCTGTGAACCCACTACTCTAAGGGGCTGATCCAATAATCAATTTTTTGTGGGAGTATATCGCGCGCGTCTTAAAAATTGGCACACTTTTCAAATTGTATCACTTTataatgtttctttttttttatgatttcctGCATATTATACATGAACTCAGCATAATTTAAATGAGCATCatcaataattttatttattgatttatgtATAAAGTCCATTCTGCTTTCTCATAGTTGGTTTTCAGGGACGGAGGCGCATTGAGATAAATGGGGTCTACGGACCCACTTGTTTTCAAACTCTAGTGTCAAAAAGCTTCATTTTCTGGTAAGTTCAGCCATTTGTGGGGGCAAATTAGGTAAGTGGAAACTGAAAATGTAGATTTCCTTGAATTTGACCCGGGAGCAATAAATTTTGGCTCCGTCATTGTTGGTCTTGATGCAATTACAGGGTTTTAACTTTTTCCCCCGCTAACCAAACTAATGAGATGTTGGAGGAAACTGTGACCTCAAAAAGGTTAGCAaagtttttatatctttccttccTTAAACCCTCTTACTTAACAACAATTGACCTGTTTTATAGAGAGATTAGAGAACCTAAACTGCATAAGAATTGAACTGTTTTATAAAGAGATTAGAGAACCTAAACTGCACAAGGGGCGGAGCGTCTGGTATTTTTGTTGAACTAGAGGAATGCCCCTCACATTCTTTCCGGTTAATTAGTCAAACTCAAACAACTGAAAAAGGTTTCTCTTAAATATATCCCATGATTATATTAATCATAGTCCATGTAAAATAAGTTATTAAGCTAACCAAACGAATTCTTATATTCCTTAACATAACCCATAAAATTCAACACAATTTTTATATATAGCCCAAAATAATTGAATAAATTATCAAATCCCTAAATTAGAAAAAAGAATAAAGTTATTATATAATTTTCATAAATAAATTTATGTAAGATTTGTGACATAATTGATTATTTTTAAGAGTAACATAATTGATGATTTCGAAGAGTACTCAATTTATTGTTcgtgattaaaaaaaaagatcatcttataatttttataaaataataatgcttatggagtttagaaaattgattttaggaaaagaatcaaaaccctaattgatttcaTTTCGATTTTAGATTGTGGAAAATTTTAAATAATAGATAACCTAAATCGATATTATTGTAATCATCATTTAGGAAAAATAGAATCATTTTAGACAAAAGGTGATTTGGGTAAGGTTTGTTACACgggaaaaataaaattaagatttaTGATAGGACAAGTTGTAAGAATAGTGAGAGAATAATTAGAAATAAATTGAAATGTAACTTATTTTggatttaaaaaaagaaaagttagggtttataaTTTGATTTTGGGGAAGAAGTATGATCATTAGTACACAAATTAAGATTAGGGCTGCACAActggtagggtgggtaggatatggcctatactagagctgtcaatttataacccggcttgcgggttgaccctagtccgacttgtttcaacccggcccggcttggcttgttgtctaaacgggccgggttagggttggcaaatacaaccctactagaaaacaagccgggctagggccaacccgcgggttacccgtcaacccgtcaaaattaataaatatatccctcaatcccaccaactctttaaaatccatgatttgcaaacatatattagaattagttaattttaaatcaataaataaagctaattttggatctacccaaacaaatataacaatttttagattttaaataatcaatcaataaattaaattacaacttagattcatcaatcacatatttattcgggatgtcctaaattgataaaaggactagcataatttaaacagtgagttagtcttactcacattaatttaaacttataaaatgataaaaaaaaaaagtaaaatgcttagttgatgttagggttctctgcctaagaaaactaaagcaccgtaaccggctatatcgttgattaagtggcaataaaaacgtctactttacaactcagtggtggggcttctagttaaacaccaaattgacctaggttcgacctttactaaatgaataatcctaaacaatcctaaattttaaatttaatttttaaattgataacattaacaagccaacccgccaacccgtcagggttgaccggtctagggctagggttggggttttgagcttgttcgtgaatagtactagggctagggttgaccctaaccctagtatgggttggcaagctagggccgggttgaccctagcttgcccgtttgacagctctagcCTATACCCGCCACtctacccgtttattggcggttaagaaaatctttatccgtcatcctacccgccaaatagtggatagggtaggatacggttaaaaaactggcgggtagggtagggttggcgggtatgggtagggtatgtgcacccctagtaggAATTGCTCGAAGAccagtagggtaggataatttcgagctttacccgctaccctacccgtttattggcggttaagaaaatctttacccgtcaccctatccgccaaatagtggataggataggatacggttaaaaaactgacgggtagggtagggttggcgggtatgggtagggtatctGCACCCCTAATTAAGACTTTTCTGATAATGTTTATTTTtcgttttaacttaaattttttggACTATGGTTAATAAAAGCATGGACTATATTTAAGAAAAGCCCTGAAAAACTATCAGGGAGGTGAGAAGTTGGCAGTTGCCAACTGGTACCTTTTTTCCGGGGCTGTGTTTGTATGTGAATAATAAATTAATGTAGTATAAGAGAGAGCATAGAGCTAATGTAAAGTTTGCTGATTTCAGATAGTGTCTTATTGCCATTTGATATCCGACTGAAAACTCAGTTTGGATAATCATTATCTC
Above is a genomic segment from Papaver somniferum cultivar HN1 chromosome 10, ASM357369v1, whole genome shotgun sequence containing:
- the LOC113316458 gene encoding F-box/kelch-repeat protein At3g06240-like — its product is MNVKPLMPYFPEEIIKEIHSRLPPKSLLKFRCVSKLWSVLYNNPKLIEMMQINFNIMIVYDDNMYHTDSESLSSLLDGMERIHCPDPEFEYGNNRSSSLLDGMEQIHCPDPDFEYGYSITGFVGCCNGLFCLLIHNRGGIDYCLWNPSTGDCKRIPSPPDQFDYSLHGYSAIKGYGFGYDSKSDDYKFVCITTDFNCNLSAVQIYSLKSDSWKQVKRNLNIPWLLPLRTDLQYAVFCNGALHWQTSSSSKELIALGMTDELIGGISPPENSNFDEDPDDTTRIGMLDGCLSMLYSSTTLGIEVWLMKDYGEKESWTKIYSIPKLTSLDGRVSRHLCLRRIKCLKSGEMLLEVSYQWFAPYRKALVLYDPKNETSETLMEDEDEYYSNLLSFHSYVKSSVSVWLGTMLANCHGT